A genomic window from Camelina sativa cultivar DH55 chromosome 2, Cs, whole genome shotgun sequence includes:
- the LOC104729153 gene encoding uncharacterized protein LOC104729153 gives MEGKIKALLSTILVVTLCVTILVRPGLAQLPIIPGSSSPGSPIDLTKCWSSILSIQGCEIEIFKSALTSKFENVGRICCKVFTEIDAKCWPKMFPLNPFFPPLLKDGCSRINAAAPTLATSNKLSIVPGFSLPGPPVDITKCWSSLSSVEGCVAEIFKSVFTGKFGSVGHMCCKAFSDVDSKCWPHMFPLNPFFPPLLKDSCSHIEAAAPTHK, from the coding sequence ATGGAAGGTAAGATCAAAGCTCTTCTCTCCACGATTCTTGTAGTGACTTTGTGTGTCACTATTTTAGTGAGGCCGGGCCTTGCTCAACTCCCTATTATTCCTGGATCTTCTTCTCCCGGCTCTCCAATTGATCTCACAAAATGTTGGTCGTCGATCCTTAGCATTCAAGGTTGCGAAATCGAAATCTTCAAATCGGCTTTAACTAGTAAATTTGAAAATGTTGGACGGATATGCTGCAAGGTGTTTACCGAAATCGATGCAAAGTGTTGGCCCAAAATGTTTCCATTGAATCCTTTCTTCCCTCCTCTTCTTAAAGATGGTTGCTCTCGCATCAATGCAGCTGCTCCAACACTTGCAACATCTAATAAACTCTCAATTGTTCCTGGATTTTCTCTTCCTGGTCCTCCGGTTGATATCACAAAATGCTGGTCATCACTCTCTAGTGTCGAAGGTTGTGTAGCTGAGATATTCAAATCAGTATTCACAGGAAAGTTTGGTAGTGTTGGACATATGTGTTGCAAAGCATTTTCGGACGTAGATTCAAAGTGTTGGCCACATATGTTTCCGCTAAATCCGTTCTTCCCTCCTCTTCTCAAAGATAGTTGCTCTCACATCGAAGCAGCTGCTCCTACACACAAGTGA